A stretch of Imperialibacter roseus DNA encodes these proteins:
- a CDS encoding SusD/RagB family nutrient-binding outer membrane lipoprotein, with amino-acid sequence MKKYISITLSAVVLILASCTGDFEELNTNPNRPVSVGAQFLLPQALQTTIDNYWGNKTRNQRLNFDHAMSWVGYISRNIYENEGDNYNVQPSVNISNWEVFYTDGLINFQKIVEIAGPDGGKYNPNYMGIGIGMKAWIFSMLTDVWGAIPYSEAARGTDAEAIFSPAYDSQETVYAGIIADLEEANSLLDASGPSVSGDILFNGNILMWKKFFNSLRFRLLNRQAHIVTGSGAIMQAMLDDPATYPMMESNAEMAALTYGSRPTNNPWHDILILQGRTDWNMSSTLVDKMGEMGDPRLSVFATPGEFAEGEILGTPNGLPGSVGSNYLGYSAIINPDNFAQETSSVILMSYAELLFLKAEAALEGDITGDPQMYFDQAVQASFDQYDTTMPTGFVASLGPVSKENIITQKWVALFGQGIEAWTELRRTGFPVLPAADPRALFQNDGVLPTRLVYPSTEYSLNGTNVEAGAALNGGPDDMKTALWWVE; translated from the coding sequence ATGAAGAAATATATATCAATTACACTGAGTGCTGTGGTGCTGATACTGGCTTCATGCACAGGAGATTTTGAAGAGCTAAACACAAACCCCAACCGGCCTGTAAGTGTAGGTGCGCAGTTTTTGTTGCCGCAGGCATTGCAAACTACAATTGATAACTATTGGGGAAATAAGACCAGAAACCAAAGGCTCAACTTTGACCATGCGATGTCGTGGGTAGGGTATATTTCCCGTAATATTTATGAAAATGAGGGAGACAATTACAATGTGCAACCCTCGGTAAATATATCCAACTGGGAGGTTTTCTATACAGATGGGCTTATCAATTTTCAGAAGATTGTTGAAATAGCGGGGCCCGATGGCGGTAAGTACAATCCTAACTACATGGGAATTGGGATTGGTATGAAGGCGTGGATATTTTCTATGTTAACCGATGTATGGGGCGCCATTCCCTATTCCGAGGCAGCCAGAGGTACGGATGCAGAGGCGATTTTCTCTCCGGCCTACGACTCGCAGGAAACTGTGTACGCCGGCATTATTGCCGACCTTGAGGAAGCTAATAGCCTCCTTGACGCTTCAGGACCAAGTGTTTCCGGGGATATCCTTTTCAATGGAAATATCCTTATGTGGAAGAAGTTTTTTAATTCCCTTCGCTTTCGACTGTTGAACAGGCAAGCGCATATTGTGACAGGTTCGGGGGCGATAATGCAAGCGATGCTAGATGATCCGGCCACCTATCCGATGATGGAAAGCAATGCTGAAATGGCTGCCTTGACTTATGGATCACGTCCGACCAACAACCCCTGGCATGATATACTCATCCTTCAGGGCAGAACCGACTGGAATATGAGCAGCACACTTGTTGACAAAATGGGCGAAATGGGAGACCCAAGGCTGTCAGTTTTTGCGACGCCAGGAGAGTTTGCTGAGGGTGAGATTTTGGGGACGCCCAATGGACTGCCGGGTTCAGTTGGCTCAAATTACCTGGGTTATAGTGCGATCATTAATCCAGATAATTTTGCTCAGGAAACGTCATCGGTTATCCTGATGAGCTATGCCGAACTGCTGTTTTTGAAGGCAGAAGCCGCTTTGGAGGGGGACATCACGGGAGACCCTCAGATGTATTTTGATCAGGCTGTTCAAGCTTCATTTGACCAGTATGATACAACCATGCCGACGGGATTTGTTGCGTCTTTAGGCCCTGTTTCAAAAGAAAATATTATCACTCAAAAGTGGGTGGCACTATTTGGTCAGGGTATAGAGGCATGGACTGAACTGCGACGTACAGGTTTTCCAGTGCTTCCTGCGGCCGATCCAAGGGCTTTGTTTCAAAACGACGGTGTGCTTCCTACAAGGTTAGTGTATCCTTCCACTGAGTATTCACTAAATGGGACAAATGTTGAAGCCGGTGCAGCACTCAATGGTGGCCCCGACGACATGAAAACAGCTCTCTGGTGGGTGGAATAA
- a CDS encoding M20 family metallo-hydrolase, with product MTVKELTEGSVQLLKDLIAIQSFSREEDRTGDAIQNFFEEHGVPVQRVQNNIIVKNKHFESGKPAILLNSHHDTVKPNKGYTRDPFLAHVEEGKLFGLGSNDAGGPLVSLIATFLHFYYKTDLAYNVYLVASSEEEVSGKEGIEIALPVLENVEVGVVGEPTGMNMAVAEKGLMVLDCEAKGVAGHAARDIGENAIYKAIKDIEWIRAQKLPKTSQWLGPVKMSVTVINAGSQHNVIPDSCKFVVDVRVNDCYTLPEIVDFIKQGVSSEVVPRSMRMNPSTIPVEHPLVLAAKNQNIHLFGSDTTSDQALMPFSTVKMGPGLSERSHTADEFIYLSEIEEGIKIYIRLLEEVLNKPRPA from the coding sequence ATGACAGTAAAAGAGTTGACCGAAGGGTCAGTCCAGCTATTGAAAGACCTCATTGCTATTCAGTCTTTTAGCCGAGAAGAAGACCGGACTGGTGATGCTATTCAGAATTTTTTTGAGGAGCACGGCGTGCCTGTACAAAGGGTGCAGAATAATATCATTGTAAAAAATAAGCATTTTGAGTCTGGCAAACCTGCGATCTTGCTCAACTCTCACCATGACACCGTCAAACCCAACAAGGGTTATACCAGGGATCCATTTCTAGCTCATGTGGAAGAAGGCAAACTTTTCGGACTGGGCAGCAACGATGCTGGGGGCCCCTTGGTCTCGCTTATAGCTACTTTTTTGCATTTTTATTACAAAACCGATTTGGCCTATAATGTTTATCTGGTGGCCTCCTCGGAGGAGGAGGTGTCGGGCAAGGAGGGGATAGAAATCGCCTTGCCGGTGCTGGAAAATGTGGAAGTAGGGGTAGTGGGTGAGCCCACTGGCATGAATATGGCAGTGGCCGAAAAGGGACTGATGGTGTTAGACTGTGAGGCCAAAGGTGTGGCCGGTCATGCTGCAAGAGACATTGGAGAAAATGCTATTTACAAGGCGATAAAAGATATTGAATGGATCAGAGCTCAGAAGCTGCCCAAGACTTCGCAATGGCTTGGTCCCGTGAAGATGTCGGTGACCGTAATCAATGCCGGGTCGCAGCATAACGTGATCCCCGATTCCTGCAAGTTTGTGGTGGATGTGAGGGTCAACGATTGTTATACTTTGCCCGAGATAGTTGACTTTATAAAACAGGGCGTTAGTTCAGAAGTGGTTCCCAGGTCGATGAGGATGAATCCATCGACTATTCCCGTTGAGCACCCACTTGTTTTGGCCGCTAAAAACCAAAACATCCATTTATTTGGCTCTGATACCACGTCAGATCAGGCGCTCATGCCATTTAGTACCGTAAAAATGGGGCCTGGACTATCAGAGCGTTCCCATACTGCCGACGAGTTTATCTACCTTTCAGAAATAGAAGAGGGAATAAAAATATACATTCGTCTTCTGGAAGAAGTGTTGAACAAACCAAGACCCGCTTGA
- the argH gene encoding argininosuccinate lyase → MKLWDKNITTNQAVHQFTVGNDQVLDMQLAAFDIYGNMAHSRMLQSIGILTEGESKELHKGLLKLLAEVEAGNFSIAPDTEDIHSEVEFRLTETLGDLGKKIHTGRSRNDQVLVDLKMYVRAEIEEVVRLIEQLVRLLGEKSEAYKEVLLPGYTHFQVAMPSSVGLWLGAYGESLTDDLELLLGAYKQANKNPLGSGAGYGSSFPLDRDLTTRLLGFDAPNVNVVYAQMTRGKLERSTLYSLAGVAQSLAKLAYDNCLYMSQNYGFLSYPDELTTGSSIMPHKKNPDVWELIRAKCNEVSATPTVIQQVTGNLPSGYHRDFQVLKEYLMPSIQKVKDCLAMTHLMVSNVKVKTDLVAKPEYDYLFTVEKVNELVQAGMPFREAYREVAKEIGAGTYKPNRNIKHTHLGSVGSLGNERIKAMMEERVAAFNFGKVHSALDSLKKGQ, encoded by the coding sequence ATGAAACTTTGGGATAAGAATATAACCACCAATCAGGCAGTGCATCAGTTCACTGTCGGAAACGATCAGGTGCTGGACATGCAGCTTGCAGCTTTCGATATTTATGGCAACATGGCCCACAGCAGGATGTTGCAATCTATTGGCATCCTTACGGAAGGCGAGTCAAAAGAGCTGCATAAAGGTCTGCTGAAATTGTTGGCTGAAGTGGAAGCGGGCAATTTCTCCATTGCACCCGACACTGAAGACATCCACTCTGAAGTAGAATTTCGGCTCACCGAAACACTCGGCGATCTTGGTAAGAAGATTCACACAGGGCGCTCCAGAAACGACCAGGTGCTGGTGGATTTGAAAATGTATGTGAGAGCTGAGATCGAAGAAGTAGTTCGGCTTATTGAACAGCTGGTCAGGCTTCTGGGTGAAAAAAGCGAGGCATACAAAGAAGTGCTTCTGCCGGGCTACACACATTTTCAGGTGGCCATGCCATCTTCAGTGGGGTTGTGGCTTGGAGCCTATGGTGAGTCCCTTACAGATGACCTTGAGCTACTTTTGGGGGCTTACAAGCAGGCCAACAAAAACCCACTTGGTTCCGGTGCTGGTTATGGTTCTTCCTTTCCTTTAGACAGAGACCTTACAACCAGGCTATTGGGTTTCGATGCTCCCAATGTGAACGTGGTTTATGCACAAATGACCCGTGGCAAGCTTGAGCGTTCTACACTCTACTCACTGGCAGGGGTGGCGCAGTCGCTTGCCAAGCTGGCTTATGACAACTGCCTTTACATGAGCCAAAACTATGGCTTTCTGTCTTACCCGGATGAACTAACGACTGGCTCCAGCATTATGCCCCACAAGAAGAACCCTGATGTGTGGGAGCTGATTCGGGCTAAATGCAACGAGGTGTCAGCAACACCAACTGTAATTCAGCAGGTAACAGGCAACCTTCCCTCTGGTTACCACCGTGACTTTCAGGTGCTGAAAGAGTACCTGATGCCATCCATTCAAAAAGTGAAAGACTGCCTGGCGATGACGCACCTGATGGTGTCAAATGTGAAGGTCAAAACGGATCTTGTAGCCAAGCCGGAATACGATTATCTGTTCACGGTGGAAAAGGTAAATGAATTGGTGCAAGCTGGCATGCCGTTTAGAGAGGCCTATCGTGAGGTGGCCAAAGAAATAGGTGCCGGCACCTACAAGCCCAACCGGAACATCAAGCACACTCACCTGGGGTCAGTCGGCAGTTTAGGGAACGAAAGAATAAAGGCCATGATGGAGGAGCGGGTGGCTGCTTTCAACTTTGGTAAAGTGCATTCGGCATTGGACTCCCTTAAGAAGGGGCAGTAG
- a CDS encoding head GIN domain-containing protein: MKLIGLFLLLSLSLVFAGHAQNAMVSERRDLRPFSAIYARGGIDVYIKQNDSTTTLVEGTLPEMKYLMTEVVEDVLYIYYSDKGLKDGRNRKGRVYITIPTIAGIKSRGGSDVYGEGVFRLDALELIATGGSDIRMAVATKKLVANSSGGADIILSGETDFFKADASGGSDINAHDLKVKRAELQAGGGADIHISFVDELSAEVHGGADISYRGTPDKVYVVQKGGGDVKRRN, encoded by the coding sequence ATGAAATTGATAGGTTTATTTCTTCTTCTTTCTCTTTCTCTGGTTTTTGCTGGCCACGCACAAAATGCCATGGTAAGTGAGCGCCGGGATTTGAGGCCGTTTAGTGCCATTTATGCCAGGGGGGGCATTGATGTGTATATCAAGCAGAATGACTCCACCACCACACTTGTTGAGGGCACCTTGCCAGAGATGAAATATCTTATGACAGAGGTTGTGGAGGATGTTTTGTATATCTACTATTCAGATAAAGGGCTGAAAGATGGGCGAAACCGCAAGGGTCGGGTGTATATTACTATCCCAACGATAGCCGGAATAAAAAGCAGAGGAGGTTCTGATGTGTATGGAGAAGGCGTTTTTAGATTGGACGCCCTGGAACTCATAGCCACTGGAGGAAGTGACATTCGAATGGCAGTAGCAACAAAGAAGCTTGTTGCCAACTCTTCGGGTGGAGCCGACATTATTCTCAGTGGAGAAACCGATTTCTTCAAGGCTGATGCATCTGGCGGCAGCGACATCAACGCTCATGATTTGAAGGTAAAAAGAGCGGAGCTCCAAGCCGGAGGCGGAGCCGACATTCACATATCTTTCGTAGACGAATTGTCAGCAGAAGTTCACGGCGGTGCTGATATTTCTTACAGAGGCACACCTGACAAAGTGTATGTTGTGCAGAAGGGCGGCGGGGATGTGAAGAGAAGGAATTGA
- a CDS encoding cold-shock protein — MGKSQETFNKKEKEKKKLKKRKEKEEKKEERKANSSKGQSLEDMLMYIDEDGNFTSTPPDPKKKKVTKAGDIEIGVPKHSNEPIDPTRTGIVTFFNESKGYGFIKDLESQQSVFVHAKGLMEPIKEDNKVTFETEMTPKGANAINVKLVK, encoded by the coding sequence ATGGGTAAATCGCAAGAAACGTTTAACAAGAAAGAGAAAGAGAAGAAAAAGTTAAAGAAGAGGAAGGAAAAAGAAGAAAAGAAAGAAGAAAGAAAAGCCAACTCATCTAAAGGCCAGAGCCTGGAAGATATGCTAATGTATATCGATGAAGATGGCAATTTTACTTCCACCCCACCCGACCCAAAGAAAAAGAAAGTCACCAAAGCCGGCGACATAGAAATTGGAGTTCCCAAACATTCCAACGAGCCTATAGACCCCACCAGAACAGGTATCGTCACCTTCTTCAATGAATCGAAAGGATACGGATTTATCAAAGACCTGGAATCTCAACAAAGTGTTTTTGTCCATGCCAAAGGCTTAATGGAGCCGATTAAAGAAGACAATAAAGTCACTTTCGAAACTGAAATGACTCCAAAAGGAGCGAATGCCATCAACGTTAAGTTGGTGAAATAA
- a CDS encoding YdeI/OmpD-associated family protein — protein sequence MSPTFFATPEDFRKWLESNHDSEKELVIGFYKVGSGKPSITWPESVDQALCFGWIDGIRRSIDEESYSIRFTPRRPKSIWSPVNIKKVDELTKLGLMLPAGLEIFRMREDKMSDLYSFREKEVTLGKDYERIFRANKTAWRNFSKMIPSYKKPAIWWVISAKQEVTRLKRLTTLIEDSAANIKIKQLRR from the coding sequence ATGTCACCCACCTTCTTTGCTACGCCGGAAGACTTTCGCAAGTGGCTCGAAAGCAATCATGATTCAGAAAAGGAGCTAGTGATTGGGTTTTACAAAGTCGGTTCAGGCAAGCCGAGCATTACCTGGCCAGAGTCGGTTGATCAGGCGCTTTGCTTTGGCTGGATAGATGGCATAAGGAGGTCGATAGACGAAGAGAGCTACTCCATTCGTTTCACACCCCGCAGGCCAAAAAGCATCTGGAGTCCGGTGAATATCAAAAAGGTTGACGAGCTCACAAAACTGGGACTCATGCTCCCGGCAGGCCTTGAAATATTTAGGATGAGGGAAGATAAAATGTCAGATCTATATTCCTTTAGAGAAAAAGAAGTTACCCTTGGTAAAGACTATGAACGCATATTCAGAGCAAATAAAACAGCGTGGCGCAATTTCAGCAAAATGATTCCCTCTTATAAAAAACCTGCTATTTGGTGGGTGATTAGTGCCAAACAGGAAGTCACACGACTGAAAAGACTGACGACGCTGATTGAGGATTCGGCCGCCAACATAAAGATCAAGCAACTAAGAAGATAG
- the argB gene encoding acetylglutamate kinase codes for MKNLTVVKVGGGVLENEESSSQFLKAFAALEGNKLLVHGGGRLADQYLLKLGLKPNMVNGRRVTDKDTLEVVTMVYGGLVNKQLVANLQSRKVNAIGLTGADGNLIVSVKRPSDDGVDWGFVGDPIEVNADTLNDLVGQGTVPVIAPLTHDGKGTLLNTNADTMATVVSVALARHYEVTLIFAFDKAGVLTDVDDDNSVVEKIDEAGFAEMKASGQIHSGMIPKLESAFEALNEGIRKIRIVGFANISNEKAGTTLQLEK; via the coding sequence ATGAAGAATTTAACGGTAGTGAAAGTTGGTGGTGGGGTACTGGAAAATGAGGAGTCTTCCAGCCAATTTCTTAAAGCATTTGCAGCGCTGGAGGGGAATAAACTGTTAGTACATGGTGGAGGAAGGCTGGCGGACCAGTACCTTCTCAAGCTTGGCCTTAAGCCAAACATGGTGAATGGCAGGCGGGTAACTGATAAGGATACGCTTGAAGTGGTGACTATGGTGTATGGTGGCCTGGTGAACAAACAGTTAGTTGCAAACCTGCAAAGCCGCAAGGTGAACGCCATTGGATTAACAGGTGCCGATGGCAACCTGATAGTGAGCGTAAAGCGTCCTTCTGATGATGGAGTTGACTGGGGCTTTGTCGGTGATCCTATCGAGGTAAATGCCGATACCCTGAATGACCTTGTTGGGCAGGGTACGGTGCCGGTGATTGCGCCACTCACTCACGATGGGAAGGGGACATTGCTTAACACCAACGCCGATACCATGGCAACGGTGGTGTCAGTGGCTTTGGCCAGGCATTATGAAGTGACTCTCATCTTTGCCTTCGACAAGGCCGGAGTGCTCACCGATGTGGATGATGACAATTCTGTGGTTGAAAAGATAGATGAAGCGGGCTTTGCTGAAATGAAAGCCTCCGGACAAATTCATTCGGGAATGATACCCAAGCTTGAAAGCGCTTTCGAAGCCCTGAATGAAGGAATAAGGAAGATACGAATTGTGGGCTTTGCTAATATTTCAAATGAAAAAGCGGGCACAACGCTCCAGCTAGAAAAATAG